In the Terriglobia bacterium genome, one interval contains:
- the cysD gene encoding sulfate adenylyltransferase subunit CysD — translation MNQEWTHLRELESESIYILRETVAQFRNPVLLYSIGKDSSVLVHLARKAFYPGPMPFPFLHVDTGYKFKEMIEFRDRFCKEIGVRLIVHRNEDAIAAGAHPLKLGVARCCGQLKTAALLHALDQHQFDAAIGGARREEERSRAKERVFSLRDAFAQWDPRRQRPELWSLYSGAISEGESMRVFPLSNWTERDIWQYIVQENIEVVPLYFAQERLVVERNGVLIPADDAKHLKEGEVPVKMSVRFRTLGCAPCTGAVSSCASTLEEIAEETVSAKISERSTRIIDHGANTMEDKKREGYF, via the coding sequence ATGAATCAGGAATGGACACACCTTCGCGAGCTGGAAAGCGAATCTATTTATATTCTCCGGGAAACGGTCGCTCAATTCCGGAATCCGGTTTTACTTTATTCGATCGGTAAAGACTCGAGCGTGCTCGTGCATCTGGCGCGCAAGGCCTTCTATCCCGGACCGATGCCGTTTCCCTTTCTCCACGTCGATACCGGATACAAATTCAAAGAGATGATCGAGTTCCGGGACCGTTTCTGCAAGGAGATCGGCGTCCGGCTGATCGTTCATCGAAACGAGGACGCGATCGCCGCCGGCGCCCACCCCTTGAAGCTCGGCGTCGCACGCTGCTGCGGCCAGCTCAAAACGGCGGCCCTGCTTCATGCGCTCGATCAGCATCAATTCGACGCGGCGATCGGCGGCGCGCGGCGTGAAGAAGAACGCTCGCGCGCGAAGGAGCGGGTTTTCTCGCTTCGCGATGCGTTCGCCCAATGGGATCCGCGGCGGCAGCGCCCGGAATTGTGGTCGCTCTACAGCGGCGCAATCTCCGAAGGCGAATCGATGCGCGTGTTCCCGCTCTCCAACTGGACGGAACGCGACATCTGGCAATACATCGTGCAGGAAAACATCGAGGTCGTTCCCCTCTATTTCGCCCAGGAAAGGCTTGTGGTCGAACGGAACGGAGTGCTGATTCCCGCCGATGACGCCAAGCACCTGAAGGAAGGCGAAGTGCCGGTCAAGATGTCCGTGCGTTTCCGTACGCTGGGCTGCGCTCCATGCACGGGCGCCGTCTCCTCCTGCGCCAGCACGCTGGAAGAAATCGCCGAGGAAACCGTTTCCGCCAAGATCAGCGAACGGTCCACCCGAATCATCGACCATGGCGCCAACACCATGGAGGACAAAAAGCGGGAAGGATACTTTTGA